One segment of Pseudophryne corroboree isolate aPseCor3 chromosome 10, aPseCor3.hap2, whole genome shotgun sequence DNA contains the following:
- the ZNF865 gene encoding zinc finger protein 865, with protein sequence MEANAGDEGIHFQSYPFDFLEFLNHQRFEPMELYNHHEHAKAVAALPCTSPQYDYNHQTQTSNIQFTTAGTSKPKEFKVEVPSSVSPPKKSDPAHVQQYNSQPAISSTQAIFDGTFNAQQWGIVDLSSHQHLFNNLKRSLPVAQQVQTEEVAKEDKNYFRRLKYLIDRRFPCNICQKSFKQSSHLMQHMLVHTGERPYECNICGRTYNHISSLIRHRRCHREEIGVEGSNTLAATDVETAAAAAVVAAATAAMSDPQMGSGEMPVAGTEQNITLQQDGPFTCNLCWKVFKKQSHLHQHQIIHTGEKPFSCTICEKSFNRRESLKRHVKTHSDSLKVQCEVCGKAFRDTTYLLKHQATHTGERPDYKCDVCGKSYAAPQSLLRHKHVHEHGLSLTQSLAQPQPLNDVIKEPSVSVPFEAASLLPTDVAQTDPGAMSVIERIGSVFGHSSVRRPSSLSTSSGKHFCCNVCGRGFGRRETLKRHERIHTGEKPHQCTVCGKRFRESFHLTKHHVVHTRERPYKCELCGKVFGYPQSLTRHKQIHRLQLPCTVPAGALPTDRLTFGCTDCGERFPDSFQLMNHKELHMSEKPYVCDICGKCFGFIENLMWHKLVHQTATERLLPLNQCQEATEGNPVTCLQNGLTSEMVTGTGAAPPATGAVTSTSEEHPMIPSGERFSCSICGQSFKHFLGLVTHKYVHLVRRTLACNVCGQSFAGAYDLLLHRRSHLQKRHFTCSLCGKRFWEATLLMRHQRCHTEERPYRCTICGRGFLHSWYLRQHKVVHTGERAYKCALCNKRFAQSSSLAEHQRLHIVARPQRCPTCGKTFRYRSNLLEHQRVHLGEKVYRCDQCGKSFFYISSILRHQRSHDAKADLRCSFCLKLFKDPKYFNKHIQTHQGGRPFKCGACGEAFSNTYGLKKHRQTHKIEKLAAVATLAEGQKTS encoded by the coding sequence ATGGAAGCTAATGCAGGAGATGAGGGCATTCACTTTCAGAGCTACCCATTTGATTTCTTAGAATTCCTCAACCACCAGCGCTTTGAACCTATGGAATTGTACAACCACCATGAGCACGCCAAAGCTGTAGCTGCTCTGCCATGTACTTCGCCCCAGTATGATTACAATCACCAGACTCAGACCAGTAATATCCAGTTCACTACTGCCGGCACTTCTAAACCGAAAGAATTCAAAGTAGAAGTTCCGTCTTCTGTCTCCCCACCTAAAAAGTCAGACCCTGCTCACGTGCAACAATACAACAGCCAGCCCGCCATATCCAGCACGCAGGCTATCTTTGATgggactttcaatgcacaacaatgGGGAATCGTTGACCTTTCTAGCCATCAGCATCTTTTCAACAACTTAAAGCGTTCCCTTCCAGTAGCTCAACAGGTACAAACTGAGGAGGTAGCTAAGGAAGATAAGAACTACTTCCGTCGATTGAAGTACCTAATTGATCGTCGCTTCCCTTGTAATATTTGCCAGAAGTCTTTTAAACAGTCATCACACCTCATGCAGCACATGCTGGTTCACACTGGGGAGAGACCGTACGAATGTAATATTTGTGGCCGTACATATAACCACATCTCTAGCCTGATAAGACATAGGCGCTGCCATAGAGAGGAGATTGGCGTTGAAGGAAGCAACACACTAGCAGCCACGGACGTTGAgacggctgcagcagctgctgtAGTGGCTGCTGCGACGGCAGCAATGTCAGATCCTCAGATGGGTTCCGGTGAGATGCCGGTAGCTGGGACGGAGCAAAACATAACCTTGCAACAAGATGGTCCCTTTACTTGTAACCTTTGTTGGAAAGTATTTAAAAAGCAAAGTCACCTCCACCAGCACCAGATAATACACACCGGAGAGAAACCTTTTAGCTGTACCATATGTGAAAAAAGTTTCAATCGTCGCGAAAGCTTGAAGCGCCATGTGAAGACACACTCTGACTCGCTGAAGGTTCAGTGCGAGGTGTGTGGTAAAGCTTTTCGTGACACTACATACTTGCTGAAACaccaggccacacatacaggagagcgGCCAGACTACAAGTGTGATGTGTGTGGAAAGTCCTACGCAGCTCCTCAGAGCCTTTTAAGACACAAACACGTGCATGAACACGGCCTTTCTTTGACGCAGTCACTGGCTCAGCCGCAACCACTTAATGATGTCATCAAAGAACCCTCAGTGTCTGTTCCATTTGAAGCAGCTTCTCTCCTTCCAACAGACGTTGCCCAGACCGACCCAGGAGCTATGAGCGTTATAGAAAGAATTGGATCGGTCTTTGGTCATTCTTCTGTGCGGAGGCCGTCCTCTCTCTCCACCAGTTCAGGCAAACACTTCTGTTGTAATGTCTGCGGACGCGGCTTTGGCAGAAGAGAAACGCTAAAACGCCATGAACGTATTCACACTGGAGAGAAGCCACACcagtgtacagtttgtggcaagaGGTTCAGAGAATCTTTTCACCTCACTAAACATCATGTTGTTCACACTCGAGAACGGCCCTACAAATGTGAACTGTGTGGAAAGGTTTTTGGCTACCCACAAAGCTTGACACGTCACAAACAGATCCACCGGCTGCAGCTGCCTTGCACGGTACCTGCTGGAGCGCTTCCAACTGACCGGCTCACATTTGGGTGCACAGATTGTGGGGAGAGGTTTCCAGACTCTTTTCAGCTTATGAATCACAAAGAACTGCACATGAGTGAAAAGCcctatgtttgtgatatatgtggCAAATGCTTTGGCTTTATTGAGAACTTAATGTGGCACAAACTAGTACACCAGACAGCTACAGAACGCCTCCTTCCATTAAACCAGTGTCAAGAAGCAACAGAAGGCAATCCAGTGACCTGCCTGCAGAATGGTCTTACAAGTGAAATGGTCACAGGGACTGGGGCAGCACCTCCAGCCACTGGGGCTGTGACCTCCACGTCGGAGGAGCATCCCATGATTCCCAGTGGTGAGAGATTTTCCTGCAGTATATGTGGTCAGAGTTTCAAGCACTTCTTGGGTTTGGTAACCCATAAATATGTACACTTGGTTAGGCGCACCCTAGCTTGCAACGTGTGTGGCCAAAGCTTTGCAGGTGCATATGACCTGCTGCTCCATCGTCGTAGCCACTTGCAGAAGAGACACTTCACATGCTCGTTATGTGGCAAGCGGTTTTGGGAAGCAACTCTTCTGATGCGCCACCAGCGTTGTCATACTGAAGAGCGGCCTTACCGATGCACAATTTGCGGACGGGGCTTTTTGCATTCTTGGTACCTTCGCCAGCACAAAGTAGTGCACACTGGCGAGCGAGCATATAAGTGTGCCTTGTGCAACAAACGCTTTGCCCAGTCATCCAGTTTAGCAGAACACCAACGGCTTCACATTGTGGCTCGTCCACAGCGATGTCCAACATGCGGCAAGACTTTTCGTTACCGATCCAATCTTTTGGAGCACCAGAGAGTTCACCTTGGGGAAAAGGTTTACCGCTGTGATCAGTGCGGTAAGAGTTTCTTTTACATTTCGTCCATTTTGCGCCATCAGCGGTCTCATGATGCTAAAGCTGACCTTCGCTGTTCTTTTTGTCTGAAACTTTTCAAAGACCCAAAGTATTTCAACAAACACATACAAACCCATCAAGGGGGTCGCCCCTTTAAATGCGGAGCCTGCGGTGAGGCTTTCAGCAATACTTATGGACTTAAAaagcacagacagacacacaaaatTGAAAAACTTGCTGCTGTAGCAACACTCGCTGAGGGACAAAAGACGTCATAG